From a single Lolium rigidum isolate FL_2022 chromosome 7, APGP_CSIRO_Lrig_0.1, whole genome shotgun sequence genomic region:
- the LOC124672929 gene encoding uncharacterized protein LOC124672929 → MVLRGKAIMIDSCINSLDTRCNVDIGASCISGNHDLLRSSARRNAPCNHPPLGAAPPRWLEVSRRRGAAAADRLSALPDALLHHIMSSLKAWEVVRTCVLARRWRHLWASAPCVDLRVRYSGRDDDPPEEFRDFVHHLFLLRDVSTAVDTLLLRSSDENAGYDENDSDMWIRTAINRRARVVHLAGHRKDIALLDRVPFVSGHLKVLKLSYARLDGRILQQLSSCCTSLEELDLKDCLFTTHEIVSASLKTLIMVKCTFNLDFSITAPNLVLLRLVTPSVRVPSFQNFGSLVTGTIVLDDSFLSDDFEQISDKDDCDETTDDDDNDSDNDMSADDFGNSSCDDVEENTDEEDGYDKSKNYKVGYEHSFPKKAYRHGGSKDNYGYGSDIDSDDNTYEYNEIANDAKYGYKGIGQIPSKGSNYDGNSGGSDSKILGGCHILESLSTATSLELLSDAGEVVLRRELERCPTFSNLKTLSLGEWCMVADFDALIFLLQHSPNIERLFLQLKLNFNTRKVLKTGIKPLGRSFTCKHLRMVKIKCSKDDARVHTLAHLFRANGVPLEKIYVRRSGNAYLRGQKLMRELAKQELDEFRDNWM, encoded by the exons ATGGTATTACGAGGAAAGGCAATCATGATTGATAGTTGTATTAATTCTCTAGATACCAG GTGTAATGTCGATATTGGTGCAAGCTGCATCTCTGGTAATCATGATTTGCTGAG GTCATCTGCTCGACGAAATGCACCCTGCAACCACCCACCGCTCGGAGCCGCACCGCCGCGCTGGCTCGAAGTCTCCCGGCGCCGAGGTGCCGCCGCGGCCGACCGCCTCAGCGCCCTCCCGGACGCGCTCCTGCACCACATCATGTCGTCCCTCAAGGCGTGGGAGGTGGTGCGCACCTGCGTGCTCGCGCGCCGGTGGCGCCACCTGTGGGCATCCGCGCCCTGCGTCGA CCTCCGTGTGCGCTACTCCGGCCGTGACGACGATCCGCCCGAGGAGTTCCGTGACTTCGTCCACCATCTCTTCCTCCTCCGCGACGTGTCGACGGCGGTGGACACGCTCCTCCTGCGGTCAAGCGACGAGAATGCGGGATACGACGAGAACGATTCCGACATGTGGATCAGGACTGCTATCAACCGCAGAGCGCGGGTTGTTCACCTTGCTGGGCATCGCAAGGACATCGCGTTGTTGGACCGCGTGCCCTTCGTCTCTGGCCACCTCAAGGTCCTGAAGTTGTCGTATGCCAGGCTCGACGGCAGGATCCTCCAGCAGCTTTCTTCTTGCTGCACATCTTTGGAAGAGCTGGATCTCAAGGACTGCCTGTTCACGACCCATGAGATTGTGTCTGCCTCCTTGAAGACTTTAATCATGGTCAAATGCACCTTCAATTTGGACTTCTCCATCACCGCTCCAAACCTCGTGCTGCTGCGCCTTGTCACTCCTTCCGTCCGAGTTCCGTCATTTCAGAACTTTGGGTCGCTGGTCACAGGCACTATCGTACTTGATGACTCTTTCTTGAGTGATGATTTTGAGCAGATCAGTGATAAAGATGATTGCGATGAAACTACTGATGATGACGACAATGACTCTGATAATGACATGAGTGCTGATGATTTTGGGAACAGCAGTTGTGATGATGTTGAAGAAAACACTGATGAGGAAGATGGCTATGATAAGTCTAAGAATTATAAGGTCGGATATGAACACAGTTTCCCTAAAAAGGCATACCGGCATGGTGGTTCCAAGGACAATTATGGTTATGGCAGTGATATTGATAGTGATGACAACACGTATGAATACAATGAGATTGCAAATGATGCAAAGTATGGCTACAAAGGTATAGGCCAGATTCCAAGTAAAGGCAGTAACTATGATGGAAACAGTGGTGGCAGTGATAGTAAGATTCTAGGTGGTTGTCATATTCTTGAAAGCCTTTCAACTGCTACGAGTTTGGAATTATTATCAGATGCTGGAGAG GTTGTTCTGAGAAGAGAGTTGGAAAGGTGTCCAACTTTTAGCAACCTGAAGACCCTGTCCCTTGGTGAATGGTGCATGGTTGCTGATTTCGATGCATTAATTTTCTTGCTGCAGCATTCACCTAATATAGAGAGGCTTTTCCTCCAACTTAAACTG AACTTCAACACTAGGAAGGTATTGAAAACCGGTATAAAACCATTGGGAAGATCGTTTACTTGCAAACACCTTcgaatggtgaagatcaaatgctcAAAGGATGATGCTAGAGTCCATACGTTGGCACATCTGTTCAGGGCAAATGGTGTACCCCTTGAGAAGATTTATGTCCGCCGGAGTGGGAATGCTT ATCTACGTGGCCAAAAGTTAATGAGGGAGCTCGCCAAGCAAGAACTGGATGAGTTTAGGGACAACTGGATGTAA
- the LOC124676958 gene encoding F-box/LRR-repeat protein At2g43260-like, whose translation MPDSSGATVFDDLPEWLVVDEILFRLPPKDVLRSRAVRRSWRSGTSTDKFIHDHHRRQPSLPIIEHHKGICRLPVLSSAAAGVSTDKKIRLFIQYTPATIVDVIHHGACDGLLILSEQHDFYICNPTTRRCASLPHPPLRPGLSSVTVVAFYRHHSSGEHRVLWVVMSHARVEYESPDYFVLTVGSHQPRLIHWPIVSPAAESSTCPPVHHRGSLHWPMGLSITVFDTVAETFRQMSRPAQLGDNDMVALLDMGGALALSSTTLECVTLDVWVLQDYDAETWGFQYRINLRAIVAAPPLDLRLKYVPRMVAINERELLIQVGWRLLHCGIDGTFLGNVEIEEHENYLTLTKHCLQESMISLPLFETQHQEEAVNNVPPFLIVL comes from the coding sequence ATGCCGGACAGCAGCGGCGCGACCGTTTTCGATGACCTTCCGGagtggctcgtcgtcgacgagatccTCTTCCGGTTGCCGCCAAAGGACGTACTTCGCAGCCGCGCCGTCCGCAGGTCCTGGCGCAGCGGCACTTCCACCGACAAGTTCATCCacgaccaccaccgccgccagcccTCGCTCCCCATCATCGAACACCACAAGGGCATCTGCCGCCTCCCCGTCCTCAGTAGCGCTGCTGCCGGTGTCTCCACTGATAAAAAGATACGGCTCTTCATCCAGTACACCCCCGCTACCATAGTCGACGTTATACACCACGGCGCTTGTGACGGCCTCCTCATCCTGTCGGAGCAACATGATTTCTACATCTGCAACCCGACCACCCGCAGGTGTGCTTCTCTGCCACATCCTCCACTACGACCAGGCCTCAGCTCGGTCACCGTAGTCGCCTTCTACCGGCACCACTCATCTGGAGAACATCGGGTGCTTTGGGTGGTCATGAGCCACGCCAGAGTTGAATATGAATCGCCTGATTACTTCGTCCTCACGGTGGGATCACACCAGCCAAGACTCATCCACTGGCCCATAGTTTCTCCTGCCGCCGAGTCCTCCACTTGCCCACCGGTGCATCATCGTGGTAGCCTGCACTGGCCAATGGGCCTCAGCATTACCGTATTTGACACCGTAGCCGAGACATTCCGCCAGATGAGCCGTCCGGCACAGCTGGGCGATAATGATATGGTGGCATTGCTGGACATGGGTGGCGCCCTTGCTTTGTCAAGCACCACCCTTGAATGCGTCACTCTAGATGTTTGGGTCTTGCAGGACTATGACGCCGAGACCTGGGGCTTTCAGTACCGGATTAACTTGCGAGCTATTGTGGCAGCGCCGCCGCTTGATTTGCGTCTGAAATATGTCCCGAGGATGGTTGCGATCAATGAGCGCGAGCTGTTGATCCAGGTGGGTTGGCGGCTGCTGCACTGCGGCATCGATGGTACGTTCCTAGGAAATGTTGAAATCGAAGAGCATGAAAACTACCTGACGCTTACTAAGCATTGCCTCCAAGAGAGCATGATTTCGCTTCCGTTGTTTGAGACGCAACACCAAGAAGAGGCTGTGAACAATGTGCCTCCATTCCTCATTGTGCTGTAA